A section of the Pedobacter sp. HDW13 genome encodes:
- a CDS encoding LytTR family DNA-binding domain-containing protein, with product MNLNCIVVDDEPLALDILQDYISKVPFLTMVKRCENPIEALQIVQGGGIDLVFLDIQMPELTGIQFLKIAGNKCHYILTTAYPQYALESYDLNVSDYLLKPIAFDRFYKAVEKVHNQVKPVEAPASVAQPLVTPAPFSGTPNPVQDYIFVKTEHKIQKIYLHDILYIEGLKDYISIFTKDERVITLQSMKKMEEALPQSQFIRVHKSYIVAVDKIESIERSRITINQKIIPVGDTYRDEFFRVIGNKNI from the coding sequence ATGAACCTAAACTGTATTGTTGTAGATGATGAGCCTTTAGCGCTTGATATTTTACAGGATTATATCTCGAAAGTACCCTTTTTAACAATGGTTAAAAGATGCGAAAACCCAATTGAGGCCTTGCAGATTGTGCAGGGTGGTGGGATTGACCTCGTATTTTTGGATATTCAAATGCCTGAATTAACGGGTATACAGTTTTTGAAGATTGCAGGCAACAAATGCCATTATATTCTAACTACCGCCTATCCGCAATATGCTTTAGAGAGTTACGATTTGAACGTTTCTGATTATCTGCTAAAGCCAATTGCTTTTGATCGTTTTTATAAAGCCGTAGAAAAAGTACACAACCAGGTTAAACCGGTAGAGGCCCCTGCAAGTGTGGCTCAGCCTTTAGTTACGCCAGCACCATTTTCGGGTACACCTAATCCAGTACAGGATTATATTTTTGTTAAAACAGAGCATAAAATCCAGAAGATTTACCTGCACGATATCCTTTATATCGAAGGGTTAAAAGATTATATCTCTATTTTTACCAAAGATGAGCGTGTAATTACTTTGCAGAGCATGAAAAAAATGGAGGAAGCTTTGCCACAGAGTCAGTTTATCCGTGTACACAAATCGTATATTGTTGCCGTTGATAAAATTGAGAGCATTGAACGTAGCCGTATTACCATCAACCAGAAAATTATTCCTGTTGGAGATACATACCGCGACGAATTTTTTAGGGTAATTGGTAATAAGAACATCTAG
- a CDS encoding NUDIX hydrolase, translated as MEEINPWKTLQSDVKYDNNWIRITEHQVINPSGGKGIYGEVHFKNLAIGILPLDEDYNTWLVGQYRYPIKAYSWEIPEGGGPFHEAPLDSARRELLEETGMSAQNWKEIQRLYLSNSVSDELSIIYVATGLIQGIAMPEETEQLMLKKLPFEEAYQMVLNAEITDSISVAAILKAKIMMQNGEL; from the coding sequence ATGGAAGAGATTAATCCCTGGAAAACGCTGCAAAGCGATGTAAAATACGATAACAACTGGATTCGCATAACCGAGCATCAGGTAATCAATCCATCGGGCGGAAAAGGTATTTATGGTGAAGTGCATTTTAAAAACCTCGCCATTGGGATTTTACCGCTTGATGAGGATTACAACACCTGGCTGGTTGGTCAATATCGTTACCCCATAAAAGCCTATAGCTGGGAAATTCCGGAAGGTGGTGGCCCTTTTCATGAGGCACCTTTAGATAGCGCCAGAAGAGAATTGCTTGAAGAAACGGGCATGAGCGCCCAAAACTGGAAAGAAATTCAAAGATTATACCTTTCCAACTCGGTTAGCGATGAACTAAGCATTATTTATGTGGCTACCGGTCTTATACAAGGTATTGCCATGCCTGAAGAAACCGAACAACTGATGCTTAAAAAATTGCCGTTTGAAGAAGCTTACCAAATGGTGCTCAATGCCGAAATAACCGATTCGATAAGCGTAGCCGCAATTTTAAAAGCCAAAATAATGATGCAAAACGGTGAATTGTAA
- a CDS encoding 1-acyl-sn-glycerol-3-phosphate acyltransferase → MSKLFGYILSPIFYILFGLFLCIFHPIQWLSFKLLGYKAHKISVDVLNFFLTYSQLSLFNSISFKNDYNLPTDRPIIFAANHQSMYDIPSLIWFLRKYSAKFISKIELTKGIPSISINLRLGGGANINRKDNKQAISEIIKLGRRMKENNWSTVIFPEGTRAKDGKVKTFQFGGIATILKVVPNALVVPVAIENSWKIVRFGMYPLTTGNALKWTVLKPIEPEGKTANEITLEAENEIRKVLGQELEQNIVSGAE, encoded by the coding sequence ATGAGCAAGCTTTTTGGCTATATTTTAAGCCCGATTTTCTATATCCTCTTCGGATTATTCCTTTGTATCTTCCACCCTATTCAATGGTTATCCTTTAAGCTTCTTGGCTATAAGGCGCATAAAATTTCGGTTGACGTGCTCAATTTCTTTTTAACATACAGCCAGCTATCGCTATTCAACTCCATCAGCTTTAAAAACGATTACAATTTGCCTACTGATAGGCCTATTATTTTTGCTGCAAACCACCAGAGCATGTACGATATTCCGTCGTTAATCTGGTTTTTAAGAAAATACAGTGCCAAATTCATTTCCAAAATAGAGCTTACCAAAGGCATTCCCTCTATTTCCATTAACCTGCGTTTAGGCGGAGGGGCCAATATTAACCGTAAAGACAATAAACAAGCCATTTCTGAAATCATAAAGCTTGGTCGCCGCATGAAAGAAAACAACTGGAGCACGGTTATCTTTCCGGAAGGAACCAGAGCTAAAGATGGCAAGGTAAAGACCTTTCAGTTTGGCGGTATCGCTACCATTTTAAAGGTTGTACCAAATGCGCTTGTAGTTCCGGTTGCGATAGAAAACTCATGGAAGATTGTGCGCTTTGGCATGTACCCCCTAACCACAGGCAATGCCTTGAAATGGACGGTATTAAAACCAATAGAACCTGAAGGAAAAACAGCCAACGAGATTACTTTGGAAGCCGAAAATGAGATCAGGAAAGTTTTGGGGCAGGAGCTTGAGCAGAATATCGTATCAGGTGCAGAGTAG